From a single Nicotiana tomentosiformis chromosome 2, ASM39032v3, whole genome shotgun sequence genomic region:
- the LOC104107290 gene encoding probable pectinesterase/pectinesterase inhibitor 46 produces the protein MDLPIANDQESVASSKKTVKKISIIAISSIVLVGCIVAAVVGITYAKNNGNSSGSQSKSFSTAIKAVCDVTLYPQSCYNSLGPLAKSDNLKPQDIYKLSVQVAINELSKASDEFFNMPQVKNISDPMAVKTLGSCHELLSLALDSLNESLSIPSKSLFDGFSDLKTKLSAAGTYQQTCIDGFGDITYASDTASNKLKNSGQHTSNSLSIVDIMDQSIQDSADSIDRMGRIGRRRLMNFDGDFPSWMASKDRKLLQSSKGKSLIKVDVVVAKDGSGDFINISDALEAVPEKSNKRFVIYVKKGVYVENVIVEKKKWNVMMIGDGMDATTVSGSLNFVDGTPTFQTATFAVFGKGFIARDMGFRNTAGAAKHQAVALMSTADLSVFYRCKFDAYQDTLYSHSNRQFYRECSIYGTVDFIFGNSAVVFQNCHILPRKPMPGQMNTITAQGKIDPNQNTGISIQNCTIWPSANLTGVRTFLGRPWKNYSTTVITSTTMASFIDPTGWLPWVGTTAPDTIFYAEYKNFGPGAVTKNRVNWKGLKLNITSKEASKFSVQKFIQGDKWLPSTGVSFKKEI, from the exons ATGGACCTTCCTATTGCAAATGATCAAGAAAGTGTGGCTTCTAGCAAAAAAACAGTGAAGAAAATCAGCATTATTGCCATTTCTTCCATAGTTCTTGTTGGTTGTATTGTGGCTGCTGTTGTTGGTATAACGTACGCCAAAAATAATGGAAATTCATCAGGCAGTCAATCCAAGTCTTTTTCCACAGCAATTAAAGCTGTTTGTGACGTAACGTTATACCCTCAATCATGTTACAACAGCCTTGGTCCTCTAGCCAAATCAGACAACCTTAAACCTCAAGATATTTACAAATTATCTGTCCAAGTTGCTATCAACGAGCTCTCTAAAGCTTCGGATGAGTTCTTCAATATGCCACAAGTGAAGAATATTTCTGATCCTATGGCTGTTAAGACCTTAGGAAGTTGTCATGAACTTCTTTCACTTGCACTAGACAGCCTCAATGAATCTCTTTCTATCCCAAGCAAGTCGTTATTCGACGGGTTTTCTGACCTCAAGACAAAGCTAAGTGCAGCTGGAACATACCAGCAAACATGCATTGATGGTTTTGGGGATATTACTTATGCTTCTGATACGGCTTCCAATAAACTTAAGAATTCGGGTCAACATACTAGTAACAGCTTGTCCATTGTTGATATCATGGATCAGTCAATCCAGGATTCAGCGGACTCCATTGATCGTATGGGTCGAATTGGGAGACGTCGTTTGATGAATTTTGATGGAGATTTTCCTAGCTGGATGGCTTCAAAAGATAGGAAATTGCTTCAATCTTCAAAAGGAAAAAGTTTGATCAAAGTGGACGTTGTGGTAGCTAAAGATGGCTCTGGGGACTTTATTAATATCAGTGATGCTCTTGAGGCAGTGCCTGAGAAGAGTAACAAAAGGTTTGTGATTTATGTGAAGAAGGGAGTTTATGTGGAGAATGTTATAGTTGAGAAGAAGAAATGGAATGTTATGATGATTGGTGATGGTATGGATGCTACCACTGTCTCTGGCTCTCTCAACTTTGTAGATGGCACTCCCACTTTCCAAACTGCAACTTTTG CTGTGTTTGGCAAGGGATTCATAGCTCGTGACATGGGTTTCCGCAACACAGCAGGTGCAGCCAAGCATCAAGCAGTTGCCCTAATGTCAACTGCTGATCTCTCTGTCTTTTACCGCTGCAAATTCGATGCTTACCAAGACACGCTATACTCACACTCCAATCGCCAATTCTACAGAGAATGCAGTATTTATGGAACAGTGGACTTCATATTTGGTAACTCAGCAGTTGTTTTTCAAAACTGCCACATACTTCCTAGGAAACCAATGCCTGGCCAAATGAATACCATCACAGCTCAAGGCAAGATCGACCCAAATCAAAACACTGGCATTTCTATTCAGAATTGCACAATTTGGCCCTCAGCAAATCTCACCGGAGTCCGTACTTTCTTGGGTAGGCCATGGAAAAACTATTCCACAACCGTTATTACGTCTACAACAATGGCCAGCTTTATTGATCCTACAGGGTGGTTGCCTTGGGTGGGTACTACAGCACCAGATACTATTTTCTACGCTGAATATAAAAACTTCGGACCTGGGGCTGTGACTAAAAATAGAGTCAACTGGAAAGGATTGAAATTGAATATTACTAGTAAAGAAGCTAGCAAGTTTTCTGTTCAGAAATTTATTCAGGGTGACAAATGGCTCCCATCTACTGGAGTCAGCTTCAAGAAGGAAATCTGA